cctgatattgattgattcttctacaactaatgtttcagtattgtatactctgtagcctttagagcgttcagaatatccaagaaggaaacacttttgtgccttagaatcaaacttaccaagatgatctttagtgttcaaaataaaacaaacacatccaaaaggatgaaaatatgaaatgttgggctttctgttcttccacaattcataaggagtcttatttagaataggtcttatagagattctattctgaatataacatgcagtgtttattgcttctgcccaaaagtgcttagccatattggtttcgttgatcatggttctggccatttcttgtagagtcctattctttcgttctacaactccattttgttgtggagttctaggacaagagaaatcatgggcaataccattttctttgaagaactcctcaaagaatttgttctcaaatttaccaccatgatcacttctgacctttatgattttacactccttctcagtttgggtctgagtgcagaattcaaagaacactgaatgagactcatccttgtgtttcaagaactttacccatgtccagcggctataatcatcaacgatgactaatccatatttcttccctttgacagatgctgttttgactgggccaaacagatcaatatgcaaaagttctaacggccttgaggaagagacaacattcttagacttgaatgcaggtttggagaacttgcccttctgacatgcttcacaaagagcatctaatttgtatttcagattagggagtcctctgacaagatttagtttgttaatctgagaaatctttctcaaacaagcagaaatctttctcaaactagcatgtcctaatcttctgtgccagacccattgctcttcagaaacagacataagacaagtcaccttctgattcttaagatcctgaagatctgtcttataaatgttgttctttctcttgcctgtaaataggattgagccatccttctgacttacagccttgcaagacttttcattaaagattatgtcataaccattgtcacttaattgacttatggacaataagttatgagctaatccatctactagaagaacattagaaatagaaggagagttaccagactttatagttcctgagccaataattttgcccttctgatctcctccaaacttcacttctccagctgatttaagcaccaggtcttggaacatagaccttcttcctgtcatgtgtcgcgagcatccagagtccaggtaccatgacatgttgtgcttttccttctttgcagccaaggatatctgcaataggaataatcttttccttaggtacccacatcttcttgggtcctttcttgttagttttcctcaagttctgattgaacttgggtttagcattatatgaaataggaggaacagaatgatagtttatgttctgagttccatgatatttcttaggttttgtcacatgcttcttggtgtgtgttatgtgaaagctttgagcatgtgatgtgtgcctaatatcatgggagtggccaaatttaaattggttatacagaggcttgtatgatattttcatatcatccacagattcaagcttgtatgggatttcaccctcataaccaatgccagctcttttgtttcctgacacagcatatatcatagaagcaagttgacttctgccaatacttctagataaaaactttctgaaacttaagtcatattcttttagaatattgttcagacttggagtagatttttcagagacagaaagagatccagtatttttggataaatttaaaactttttccttcagttcagaattctccacttcaagcttcttagtttcaaattcaaatagctttttcagcttcttgtatttgatactaatctgagacttgagttccagaagttctgttagactagaaactaactcttctctagatagttcagaaaatacctcttcagaatctgattctgatgtagattctgatccgtcatccattgtggccattagtgccacatttgcctgctcatcttcagagtctgattctgattctgaatcatcccatgttgccataagacctttcttcttatgaaatttcttcttgggattttccttctgaagttttgggcactcacttttgaagtgtcctggctcattgcattcatagcacacgacctttttcttgtcatttcttctgcctccagaagattctcctctttcaggcttctttgagcttttgaagctcctgaacctcctttgcttgcttttccagagttgattgactcttctggaaatcatggacagttcatcttcttcttctgattctgattcttcagaatcttcttcttcagcctgaaaagcgttagtgcattttttaaaattagattttaatgcaatagacttacctttcttctgaggttcatttgcgtcaagttcaatctcatgactcctcagggcactgatcagctcttccaaagaaacttcattcagattcttcgcaatcttgaatgcagtcaccattgggccccatcttctgggcaagcttctgatgatcttctttacatgatcagccttggtgtagcctttgtccagaactcttaatccagcagtcagagtttgaaatcttgaaaacatcttctcaatgtcttcatcatcctccatcttgaaggcttcgtacttctggattagtgcaagagctttggtctcctttcactagtgcagaaaatactttttacatcgggcgaaaaacacattttacatcgggtctgGATCCGATGTAAAGACAAGCGATGTAGTAAATCAGAGATATTTTTCATCGGGCAATAGCCCGATGTGAAAAATGCACTTACCACATCGGTTGACTATTTCATCTGATGTAAAATATGagtttaactttatttttttaaaaataaatgcaaCATTTAACATCGGTTTCCTTTCTGGTCCGATGTAAAATGATGGTTTTTACTTCTGTTGCAAGTCTGGCCCGATGTAAAATATATACGTTTAAAAAAAATAGACTATTTTTTTAGCGAAATCGAGGTGGAATCCCTATAATTTTGTTTGGtacctaatttttcatatttttacaaCCATGTTCTTAACAACCACatgcaaattaaattaaataaataaattttttgcaTATTTAATTACTACCATAATGTTCCTAACAACCACatgcaaattaaattaaataaattaaatttttcctATGAAAAAAGTAATTCAATCCGTACAAAGATATACAAATGTGGTACATACAATTTACTATCTCAACTTCACTACCGAACCATCGTAAACTCAAGGCTGGATACTTGTGGAAGTCGTGGAAGATTGAGCTGCAACTCTATAAACTAAATTCACCAAATTACTGCATTCAAAGTTTATCTCCTTCTATAAGAGGAAGACTGTCGCACAACTTGACCTTTGGTTCCCAGCCAAGCAATTACCGTGCTTTGGTTATGTCTGGTTTTCTCTGTCTTGGATTATCATGAGTGTTCTCCACTATCTTTATCTCCACATTTGGATTAATAAGCTGCAATCAACGACAAAACATGCTTTTAAAACTatctttaattttagttttaaataaCGCTTAACTTAGTTACCTATAATTTTACACGAGCGTAAGCGAAACTATGAGGGGGAATGCTCTTTGAAAGGATAAAAGATTTAAACTGACCTCCTTCACTGTCTCAGCAAGTTCAAGCATAGTGAATTCacctaaaaaggaaaagagacTCGAGtgattaattaagcgaaaatagagtaaaatattattataacaaTTTCAAAAGCAAAGAAACTCATGTGTAGAAATCTAACCCGGGTTTCCAAGATTGATTGGACCGGTGTCTGATCCTCCCATTAGACAGATAAGGCCATCAACCTAGGGGATACCAGAATGCGCAAAATCAGCGTACCACTAGTAATTCGatgaaaaactaaaaacaaaaaattgaatgGGAGATATTACCAGGTCAGAGACATAGCATAAACtgcgagtttgtgttcctgaagATTGGACTGTCAAGGATTCACCACTAGAACACACCAACAGTTGCATCAGACAACACAATTTTTTAACTAGTAAGCATCAATTTTGAAATGTGGAGAACATAGAAGAAAAAATGTAAGTTTAATTAACGCAATGCTTGAGCAATGAAGTTACTCACAACACGTCCATCATTGATATTCATGTGCGGCCCATATGTGTTAAAGATTCTTGCAACACGTATTTCTATGTTGGAAACAAATAAGCTTTGCTAAATTATTAAGGAAAACATCTACATGCAATATCTTACAGAGAATGAGAGGAAATTAAGAGGAATAGAAGACCCAGAATCACCTATTCCATGTTGTCTATGATAATCAAACATCAAAGTCTCAGCCTTGCGTTTCCCCTCATTATAGCAGCTACGAACTCCTATTATGGACAAGATTAAGTTCATATCAACAGGTCTTCAAGGTTTATTTTGTACCGGTTTATTTCAAATCGCAGCAACAGATATGATTTCATTTAAGGCCAATATACaagttaaaatgacataaaagcaTGTACCAATAGGGTTAACATTGCCCCAATATGTTTCAGGTTGAGGATGCTCAAGAGGATCCCATACCTCTGAAGTTGATGTaagcaaaatcctgtcaataaaATAAGAACTAAGACTCCGCCAAGAAAAACAGAACACAGACCAGCTGATGGTGAAAGCTGAAATTATAAATCTTATTCCCAAGAAAATTCCTAACCTTTGCTCCAACTCGTTTTGCAAGCCCAAGCATGTACAGAGTGCCAATAACATTTGTCTTGATTGTCTGTAAATTATTTATTTCCTTACACATTAGATAATCTCTCAAGAATCATTAGAAAAGAGAGACCTATGAATCGGTGGTGCAGCATAAGGGTCTTCAAAGTTTATGACTAAACCCCTTTTATCTTAAGTGAGGGTCATAAGGGTCAAAAAGAGAGTCTAGAATGATCAAAGGTAACTTATCTATGTACATGAAAACCCTAAATTAgggcaaaaattaaaatcaaattgaaaACAAAATTGGAAATAGTTACCAGCTAATTCAGGTTTTCCAtccttcttttcatcttttttccctTCCACCgccttatctttcttttcagccGCCACCGCCTTCTCATCCTTCGCCTTCTCCTCCGCCTTCTAAGCCACAACAACCTTAGCTGTATTCACCTTAACAGCGCAAGTGCCGCTCAGAATCACCTTCTCGGCCGAATCCATGTCTAAGAAATCGATCTCGTTAGCGATGAAGTCAAAGACCTTTACAAGAAAAACGGTAGGGTTTGATGAATCGAAGGTGGAAGTGAACAGAATGGGTTTTGGTTTGGGAAGATGAAGGGGATTGTTTGGGAGTTTGGTCTTCTTCTTGGAAATTAGAGATGATCGCCGGTTGTTAGAGACGAAGGTACAGAGAATTTGAAGAATCGAGAGAATTTGAAGAATCGGGAAAAGAGTGAAGTAAAGGATTTATGAGTAGATTCAGTAAAAACACGCCTAAAGGGTTTTTAAATAAGTGGACTTTTCACATCGGTGCAAATTTAAGTCCGATGGAAAATGCTTTAtaacaaaatttcattttatttactaaACTGCCACCGTGTTATTTTTCCCATCAGTGGAAATAAACGTCTGATGTAGAAtcctttgacaaatatttttcacatcagtggaaataaatgtctgatgtaaaatcctttgataaatatttttcacatcatatatcttgaaacctgatgtaaaatcctttaaccaaatgtcttatttttagtagtgtttacttgagcatttccttcatgagtcattttcaaggactcatatatgtcatgagccgtttccctgttagatatcttctcatactcagcatgagagatagcattcagcaaaacagtcctgcatttgtgatgatttttgaattctttcttttgatcatcagtcatttcgcttcttgtgagccttacaccagtagttttaacaggatgtttgtaaccatccaacagaagatcccatagatcagcatccagaccaagaaagtaactttccagtttatctttccaatattcaaagttttcaccatcgaatactggtggtctagtgtaaccattgttaccattaccattgtattgctcagtagagccataTGTAGATGGTGGAGGTATTTTCTCAGTACCAGCCATctcagcgtttttctcttcctgaatctttttctaaacacggttaagtgcttgcaccttagaacaggcgctctgatgccaattgaaggatagaaaaacacttagaaaggggggtttgaataagtgtagtttcaaaaactcgtaagataaaaataatttgcacaagtatttttatcctggttcgttgttaactaaactactccagtccaccctatacaaggtgatttacctcaactgaggatttaatccactaatcacacgagattacaatggttttccacttagacaacttctaagtcttctagagtcttctgatcacaacttgatcactctaggaacaactgcttagagaccttctaagacttctctagagtatactgatcacaacccgatcactctagtcctttacaatttaatgtaaacaaattctaagagtattacaattgcttcttaaaagcgataatcacaaactgtgatatttctcttacagatttaagcttagactcactaaagtattacaacagtaatgtagtgaggttgaagatgaagtttgatagcttttgaagtgaacagcaagatagtatcagagatagttcagaattcgttcaaagtgcgtccaaaattcgtaaccttgcttctcatcagaacttcatatttattggcgttttgagaagatgaccgttgggagcatttaatgctttgcgtattccgtacagcattgcatttaatgtttcactcttttgtcaactacctcgagccttgcgtttgctgtgactactgacgttgcaattaatagcttctaacgttccttttgtcagtcagcgtagcttgccatctagtacttgattctgatttgttctttgtaaatactacgttgaatatcatcagagtacaaacaacttggtgcagagcatcttctgatcttctgatcttgatatgcttctgagcgtgattccatgacttcagtgcttctgcttctaaactcaagttcttctgatgcttctaatagaccatgttctgattctgcttaaccatcttctgatgtcttgccagaccatgtgctgaagttgcatactgaaccttctgagtcaaagcttcttagcgctgatttgtgcatactctttatatatttcctgaaaaggaaattgcataggattagagtaccacattatcttgggcaaaattcatatacattgttatcatcaaaactaagattattgatcagaacaattcttgttctaacaacagtGTCTTTTCCCGGGTGCCAACTTTAGATGTGCATGATCGCCCGTTCCTTAATGACATAGGAGAGCCTGTTACCACTCGGAGGCT
The Vicia villosa cultivar HV-30 ecotype Madison, WI linkage group LG6, Vvil1.0, whole genome shotgun sequence genome window above contains:
- the LOC131609243 gene encoding UDP-glucuronic acid decarboxylase 5-like isoform X2 — translated: MQLLVCSSGESLTVQSSGTQTRSLCYVSDLVDGLICLMGGSDTGPINLGNPGEFTMLELAETVKELINPNVEIKIVENTHDNPRQRKPDITKAR
- the LOC131609243 gene encoding UDP-glucuronic acid decarboxylase 5-like isoform X1, whose product is MLLALCTCLGLQNELEQRILLTSTSEVWDPLEHPQPETYWGNVNPIGVRSCYNEGKRKAETLMFDYHRQHGIEIRVARIFNTYGPHMNINDGRVVSNFIAQALR